One Gordonia sp. SID5947 genomic region harbors:
- a CDS encoding glycosyltransferase 87 family protein, protein MLVEHDPGAAESWDAAAPLAADLRIDTDRVLPSRTDVVAREAAEVVGGPVGRHAAIGRSRLWTPIRVLFLLALCAMALGWFGKAACLQQAPADGNSAAGTQLRLDWDNQRQYTNLCYSDVIGLFGAEKLDDGALPYRTYWFEKGADGQQVKRYMEYPVVTGMYMYGVAWIAHQWDSAHQKWGVPGALEVVLFFDLAALGLALFWLVTIWATALTARTRVWATWMAALSPLVIVHIFTNFDAIAMAMVALAILFWARRKPWLAGVFIGLGTAAKLYPVLLLVVLLILCLRAGRIREFAAAAAAAALTWVAVNLPILILYPQGWWEFFRYNSDRAAEQDSLYRIVSDAAGFSWNVDVLNLLSLGLVVLVVAALGVVGLRAPRRPRLAQMAFLMVAGFLLVNKVWSPQYSLWLVPLAVLAIPHTRLLFAWMIVDALVWIPRMALYLDPDRRWLPEQWFTAAIVLRALMVLALCAVVLWQIWHPEDDLVRRRAGDGFRARPAGVLDDPAGGVLDGAPDRLTMPSRPRATQPPTEPVHAPTAT, encoded by the coding sequence ATGCTCGTCGAGCATGATCCGGGTGCCGCCGAATCATGGGACGCTGCGGCCCCGCTCGCGGCAGACCTGCGCATCGACACCGATCGCGTCCTGCCGAGCCGCACCGACGTGGTGGCCCGGGAGGCCGCCGAGGTGGTCGGGGGTCCGGTCGGCAGACATGCGGCGATCGGACGCAGCAGGCTGTGGACGCCGATCCGGGTCCTGTTTCTGCTCGCCCTCTGCGCCATGGCGTTGGGCTGGTTCGGCAAGGCGGCCTGCCTCCAGCAGGCTCCGGCCGACGGGAATTCCGCGGCGGGAACACAATTGCGCCTGGACTGGGACAACCAGCGGCAGTACACCAACCTCTGCTACTCGGATGTGATCGGGCTCTTCGGAGCGGAGAAGCTCGATGACGGGGCGCTGCCGTACCGGACCTACTGGTTCGAGAAGGGCGCCGACGGGCAGCAGGTCAAGCGATACATGGAGTACCCGGTCGTCACGGGTATGTACATGTACGGGGTGGCCTGGATTGCGCACCAATGGGATTCGGCACATCAGAAGTGGGGCGTGCCGGGCGCGCTGGAGGTGGTGCTGTTCTTCGATCTCGCCGCGTTAGGGCTTGCGCTGTTCTGGCTGGTGACCATCTGGGCCACCGCACTCACCGCCCGGACCCGGGTGTGGGCCACCTGGATGGCGGCGCTGTCGCCACTGGTGATCGTCCACATCTTCACCAATTTCGATGCCATCGCGATGGCGATGGTGGCGCTTGCCATCCTCTTCTGGGCACGCCGCAAACCTTGGCTGGCAGGTGTTTTCATCGGCCTCGGGACGGCGGCAAAACTCTATCCGGTGTTGCTCCTGGTGGTATTGCTGATCCTCTGTCTGCGCGCCGGCCGCATACGGGAGTTCGCCGCAGCGGCCGCAGCGGCCGCGCTCACCTGGGTGGCGGTGAACCTCCCGATTCTGATCCTGTATCCACAGGGTTGGTGGGAGTTCTTCCGTTACAACAGCGATCGTGCAGCCGAACAGGACAGCCTCTATCGCATCGTCAGCGACGCGGCCGGGTTCAGTTGGAACGTCGACGTGCTCAATCTGTTGTCACTGGGCCTGGTGGTGCTGGTCGTCGCCGCGCTCGGTGTGGTGGGATTGCGCGCACCCCGACGGCCGAGGCTGGCGCAGATGGCGTTCCTGATGGTCGCCGGCTTCCTCCTGGTCAACAAGGTGTGGAGCCCGCAGTACTCGCTGTGGCTGGTTCCGCTTGCGGTGTTGGCCATCCCGCACACGCGACTGCTGTTCGCCTGGATGATCGTCGATGCGCTGGTGTGGATTCCGCGGATGGCGCTGTACCTGGATCCGGATCGTCGATGGCTACCCGAACAGTGGTTCACCGCGGCCATCGTGCTGCGCGCCCTGATGGTGCTCGCGCTGTGTGCCGTGGTGCTGTGGCAGATCTGGCATCCGGAGGACGACCTCGTACGCCGACGCGCGGGAGACGGATTCCGCGCCCGGCCCGCGGGCGTGCTCGACGACCCGGCCGGCGGAGTCCTCGACGGCGCGCCCGACCGGCTCA
- a CDS encoding transglycosylase domain-containing protein — MSSTRGTSSAPRGGGRTPRAQADDPVRRRHKRLAWGFGIIGAVVPAIALVGILAFMLTYFGASVPAPGDIKQNQVATITYTNGKTLARVVPPEGNRSDVNISEIPKSLQDAVIAAEDREFRSNSGFSVRGLSRAAIGQVTGNGGEAGGGSTITQQYVKNALVGDEHSYERKFKELALATKMSNEWSKDDIMAAYLNTIYFGRGAYGVSAAAQAYFRKDVKNLKPEESAVLAAAIRSPSYYDPEVNPEAAEARWNYVLDGMVAIGAVTPSERAAMKYPKVPNARAQSDDTPGANGLIKQQVLAELGRLNISEQQVRTEGLKITTTIDPQAQKSAVEAANDQLKGEPSDLRTSVVSVDPRTGGVRGYFGGNDANGWDYAQAGLQTGSSFKVFALVAALEQGIPLSKVYSSSPYESPGGLTVENSDGESCGSCNLATAMKMSLNTVYYRLMMDLDGQAKAVAAAAHKAGVAQSFGNIKQTLQGKDGDIEGGVVLGQYPSRVLDMASSYATLAASGVKHEPYFVQKVETSDGEVLYDHQASQGERVFPAKVADNVTSALEPIASYSNGHGLSDPSLGSRPSAAKTGTAQLGDTGQNKDAWMVGYTPQLSTAVWVGTDNGSALKNYSGSSIYGSMLPSDIWQATMNGALDGKPIQQFPEPEAVGGQAGVPYEPPPVTYDDSPSTRSPRGDDEGPTQRFPGGGGGSITLAPGVTIPLPGNAAPGGGGGQGNGNSGGGNSGGGNSGGGGFDGGGTGGGDDTGGGDTGGDVPEPPPVG, encoded by the coding sequence ATGAGTAGCACACGCGGAACGTCGTCCGCCCCACGCGGCGGCGGTCGGACGCCGCGCGCGCAGGCCGACGACCCGGTGCGCCGACGGCACAAGCGGCTCGCCTGGGGCTTCGGGATCATCGGCGCGGTCGTCCCGGCCATCGCCCTGGTCGGCATCCTGGCGTTCATGCTGACGTACTTCGGTGCGTCGGTTCCCGCGCCCGGCGACATCAAGCAGAACCAGGTCGCGACGATCACCTATACCAACGGCAAGACCCTTGCCCGGGTGGTCCCTCCCGAAGGCAACCGCAGCGACGTCAACATCAGCGAGATCCCCAAGTCCCTGCAGGATGCGGTCATCGCCGCAGAGGATCGCGAGTTCCGCAGCAACTCGGGCTTCTCCGTCCGCGGTCTCTCGCGCGCCGCGATCGGTCAGGTGACCGGTAACGGCGGCGAGGCGGGCGGTGGCTCCACGATCACCCAGCAGTACGTGAAGAACGCTCTCGTCGGTGACGAGCACAGCTACGAGCGCAAGTTCAAGGAACTCGCGCTCGCGACCAAGATGTCGAATGAGTGGTCCAAGGACGACATCATGGCCGCGTACCTCAACACGATCTATTTCGGTCGCGGGGCCTACGGTGTGTCGGCAGCTGCGCAGGCCTACTTCCGCAAGGACGTCAAGAATCTGAAGCCGGAGGAGTCCGCGGTGCTCGCCGCGGCCATCCGCTCCCCGTCGTACTACGACCCCGAGGTCAATCCGGAAGCCGCCGAGGCCCGCTGGAACTACGTGCTCGACGGCATGGTCGCGATCGGCGCGGTCACCCCGAGCGAGCGCGCAGCGATGAAGTACCCGAAGGTGCCCAACGCCCGCGCCCAGAGCGATGACACTCCCGGCGCGAACGGGCTCATCAAGCAGCAGGTGCTCGCAGAACTCGGTCGGCTCAACATCTCCGAGCAGCAGGTCCGCACCGAGGGTCTGAAGATCACCACCACGATCGATCCGCAGGCGCAGAAGTCCGCGGTCGAGGCGGCGAACGACCAGCTCAAGGGTGAGCCTTCGGACCTGCGGACCTCGGTCGTGTCCGTCGATCCGCGCACCGGCGGGGTCCGGGGCTACTTCGGCGGCAACGACGCCAACGGGTGGGACTATGCCCAGGCAGGCCTGCAGACCGGGTCGTCGTTCAAGGTCTTCGCGCTGGTCGCGGCGCTCGAACAGGGCATCCCGCTCTCGAAGGTCTACAGCTCGTCTCCCTACGAATCGCCCGGCGGACTGACGGTGGAGAACTCCGACGGCGAGAGCTGCGGATCGTGCAACCTGGCCACCGCGATGAAGATGTCACTCAACACCGTGTACTACCGGCTGATGATGGATCTCGACGGCCAGGCGAAGGCCGTGGCCGCCGCCGCGCACAAGGCCGGCGTCGCGCAGAGCTTCGGCAACATCAAGCAGACCCTTCAGGGCAAGGACGGCGACATCGAGGGTGGCGTCGTGCTCGGTCAGTATCCGTCGCGGGTACTCGACATGGCGTCCTCGTATGCGACGCTCGCCGCGTCTGGCGTCAAGCACGAGCCCTACTTTGTGCAGAAGGTGGAGACCTCCGACGGCGAGGTCTTGTACGACCACCAGGCCAGCCAGGGCGAGCGGGTCTTCCCGGCCAAGGTCGCCGACAACGTGACCTCGGCTCTCGAACCGATCGCCTCGTACTCGAACGGGCATGGCCTCAGCGACCCGAGCCTGGGTTCACGGCCGTCGGCAGCCAAGACCGGTACCGCCCAGCTCGGCGACACCGGCCAGAACAAGGACGCATGGATGGTGGGGTACACCCCGCAGCTGTCCACCGCGGTCTGGGTCGGTACCGACAACGGCAGTGCCCTCAAGAACTACAGCGGCTCGTCGATCTACGGCAGCATGCTCCCGTCCGACATCTGGCAGGCCACGATGAACGGTGCGCTGGACGGCAAGCCGATCCAACAGTTCCCCGAGCCCGAGGCCGTCGGTGGCCAGGCGGGCGTGCCCTATGAGCCGCCGCCGGTGACCTACGACGACTCTCCGAGCACACGGTCACCGCGGGGCGACGACGAAGGCCCCACGCAACGATTCCCCGGTGGGGGTGGCGGCAGCATCACCCTCGCCCCGGGCGTGACGATCCCGTTGCCGGGCAACGCGGCACCAGGTGGCGGCGGGGGCCAGGGTAACGGCAACTCGGGTGGCGGCAACTCCGGTGGCGGCAACTCGGGTGGCGGCGGCTTCGACGGTGGTGGCACCGGCGGCGGTGACGACACCGGTGGCGGCGATACCGGCGGCGACGTTCCGGAGCCCCCTCCGGTCGGCTGA
- a CDS encoding DUF5318 family protein, whose product MQRQIVDYALQRRSRLSDVHSGRTAMADVCDASPYLLRAAKFHGRASDLLCPICRKEQVTLVSWVFGEKLGQVSGSARTNDEIAGLAATAEEFSVHVVEVCRTCSWNHLVQSYVTGLPPRSTRTRRVAK is encoded by the coding sequence GTGCAACGCCAGATCGTCGACTACGCCCTGCAGAGGAGGTCACGGCTGTCCGACGTCCATTCCGGACGGACCGCCATGGCCGACGTCTGCGACGCGAGTCCGTATCTGCTGCGTGCGGCCAAATTCCATGGACGGGCATCCGATCTGCTGTGCCCGATCTGCCGGAAAGAGCAGGTCACCCTGGTTTCATGGGTGTTCGGCGAGAAGCTCGGGCAGGTGTCGGGTTCGGCCCGCACCAATGACGAGATCGCCGGCCTGGCCGCCACCGCCGAAGAGTTCTCGGTGCACGTCGTGGAGGTATGTCGCACGTGCAGTTGGAACCATCTCGTGCAGTCGTACGTTACGGGTTTGCCGCCACGTTCCACGCGTACGCGACGGGTGGCGAAGTAA
- a CDS encoding PadR family transcriptional regulator → MLELAILGLLLESPMHGYELRKRLTGLLGAFRAFSYGSLYPTLRRMQADGIIDEATAPAGVKVRRGRRVYQLTDVGRERFSELVADTGPQNYTDDGFGVHLAFFSRTPAVARMRILEGRRRQVEERREGLREIVGRSNRAVDRYTRQLHQLSLESSEREVRWLNELIAAEASENETDADTRRDPLTDTVDSDFHVADSEQSRDVGQEETEHQKTPVAQRSATPRLEGEPDHG, encoded by the coding sequence ATGTTGGAGCTCGCGATTCTCGGCTTACTACTCGAATCCCCGATGCACGGCTATGAGCTGCGAAAACGATTGACCGGGCTGCTCGGTGCGTTTCGCGCGTTCTCCTACGGGTCGCTCTATCCGACGCTGCGCCGCATGCAGGCCGACGGCATCATCGACGAGGCAACGGCGCCGGCCGGCGTGAAGGTGCGCCGCGGACGGCGCGTCTATCAGCTCACCGATGTCGGACGGGAACGCTTCAGTGAACTGGTCGCCGACACGGGGCCGCAGAACTACACCGACGACGGGTTCGGGGTGCACCTCGCGTTCTTCAGCCGGACACCGGCGGTCGCGAGAATGCGAATCCTGGAAGGCCGTCGACGCCAGGTCGAGGAGCGCCGCGAAGGTCTCCGCGAGATCGTCGGTAGGTCCAATCGCGCCGTCGACCGCTACACCCGTCAACTCCACCAACTCAGTCTCGAGTCCAGTGAGCGCGAGGTGCGGTGGCTGAACGAGCTGATCGCGGCCGAGGCATCCGAGAACGAGACCGACGCCGACACCCGGCGGGATCCCCTGACGGACACCGTCGACAGTGACTTCCATGTTGCGGACTCAGAGCAGAGCCGTGACGTGGGGCAAGAAGAAACCGAACACCAGAAAACACCGGTGGCGCAGCGATCTGCGACGCCCCGATTAGAAGGAGAACCCGACCATGGGTGA
- a CDS encoding inositol-3-phosphate synthase has product MGEPNKVRVAIVGVGNCASSLVQGVQYYKDADENATVPGLMHVKLGPYHVRDVEFVAAFDVDAKKVGFDLSDAIFASENNTIKIADVAPTGVTVQRGHTLDGLGKYYRETITEADGDGADVVQALKDAEVDVLVSYLPVGSDQADKFYAQCAIDAKVAFVNALPVFIASDPEWAQKFTDAGVPIVGDDIKSQVGATITHRVMAKLFEDRGVALDRTYQLNVGGNMDFKNMLERERLESKKVSKTQAVTSNLTGSLAGKVEDKNVHIGPSDHVEWLDDRKWAYVRLEGRAFGDVPLNLEYKLEVWDSPNSAGIIIDAVRAAKIAKDRGIGGPILPASAYLMKSPPEQLADDIARQQLEAFIAGA; this is encoded by the coding sequence ATGGGTGAGCCAAATAAGGTGCGCGTGGCCATTGTGGGCGTAGGAAACTGCGCTTCATCCTTGGTCCAGGGCGTGCAGTACTACAAGGATGCCGACGAGAACGCGACGGTGCCCGGCCTGATGCACGTGAAGCTCGGGCCGTACCACGTCCGCGACGTCGAGTTCGTCGCCGCGTTCGACGTCGATGCCAAGAAGGTCGGCTTCGACCTCTCCGACGCCATCTTCGCGAGCGAGAACAACACCATCAAGATCGCCGACGTGGCGCCGACCGGTGTGACCGTCCAGCGCGGCCACACCCTCGACGGGCTCGGCAAGTACTACCGCGAGACCATCACCGAGGCCGACGGCGACGGCGCCGACGTGGTGCAGGCGCTCAAGGACGCCGAGGTCGACGTCCTCGTGTCCTACCTGCCGGTCGGCTCCGACCAGGCCGACAAGTTCTACGCCCAGTGCGCCATCGACGCCAAGGTCGCGTTCGTCAACGCGCTGCCGGTGTTCATCGCCTCGGACCCCGAGTGGGCACAGAAGTTCACCGACGCGGGCGTGCCGATCGTCGGCGACGACATCAAGAGCCAGGTCGGCGCCACCATCACCCACCGCGTGATGGCCAAGCTGTTCGAGGACCGCGGCGTCGCGCTCGACCGCACCTACCAGCTCAATGTCGGCGGCAACATGGACTTCAAGAACATGCTCGAGCGTGAGCGCCTGGAGTCCAAGAAGGTCTCCAAGACCCAGGCCGTCACGTCCAACCTGACCGGCTCGCTCGCGGGCAAGGTCGAGGACAAGAACGTCCACATCGGCCCGTCCGACCACGTCGAGTGGCTCGACGACCGCAAGTGGGCCTACGTGCGCCTCGAAGGCCGCGCCTTCGGCGACGTGCCGCTCAACCTGGAGTACAAGCTCGAGGTCTGGGACTCCCCCAACTCGGCCGGCATCATCATCGACGCCGTGCGCGCGGCGAAGATCGCCAAGGACCGCGGCATCGGCGGCCCGATCCTCCCGGCCTCGGCCTACCTCATGAAGAGCCCGCCGGAGCAGCTCGCCGACGACATCGCGCGTCAGCAGCTCGAGGCGTTCATCGCCGGCGCGTGA
- a CDS encoding NADP-dependent oxidoreductase: MRVQRWVATGFGGLDDFAFIDDELTPPGPGEVTIGVRAAGVNPADLKHAQRGTDPSQLPLAIGYEVSGQILAIGPDTEIASGDGAVGDAVLAFRVQGGYATALTVPASKVFAKPASLDEPSAANLLLAGCTAADMLRAARVERDETIILHAASGAVGVAVLQLARLRGITVIGTARADSFERVREFGGVPVEYGPGLADRVRAAGSREIAAALDAAGTDEAIDTSLDLVTDRSRIVTIVSHQRAADDGFVALGGGQPESLEFRDAVRSSLIRLASAGDLVVPVARTFPLADARAALEFVSGGHPGGKVALIP, from the coding sequence ATGCGGGTACAACGCTGGGTGGCGACCGGGTTCGGTGGTCTCGACGACTTCGCCTTCATCGACGATGAGCTCACACCGCCTGGACCCGGCGAGGTGACCATCGGCGTGCGGGCGGCAGGGGTCAACCCCGCTGATCTCAAGCACGCGCAACGCGGTACCGACCCGTCGCAGCTACCACTCGCCATCGGTTACGAAGTGTCCGGTCAGATCCTCGCGATCGGCCCCGACACCGAGATCGCGTCCGGTGACGGCGCGGTGGGGGACGCGGTGTTGGCCTTTCGGGTCCAGGGTGGCTACGCCACCGCGCTCACGGTGCCGGCGTCGAAGGTGTTCGCCAAGCCGGCATCTCTCGACGAGCCGTCTGCCGCCAATCTGCTGCTGGCCGGCTGCACGGCCGCCGACATGCTCCGCGCGGCGCGCGTCGAGCGCGATGAGACCATCATCCTGCATGCCGCATCCGGCGCGGTCGGCGTCGCCGTGTTGCAACTCGCCAGGCTGCGCGGCATCACGGTGATCGGCACCGCGCGCGCGGACAGCTTCGAGAGGGTCCGCGAATTCGGTGGTGTCCCTGTCGAATACGGCCCCGGGCTGGCCGACCGTGTCCGCGCCGCCGGGTCCCGCGAGATCGCTGCGGCGCTTGATGCCGCCGGCACCGACGAGGCCATCGACACCTCCCTCGACCTGGTGACGGATCGCTCCCGCATCGTGACGATCGTGTCGCATCAGCGTGCTGCCGACGATGGTTTCGTCGCACTGGGCGGGGGTCAGCCCGAAAGCCTCGAGTTCCGCGACGCCGTGCGCTCGAGCCTCATACGACTCGCCTCCGCGGGCGACCTCGTCGTCCCGGTGGCGCGCACCTTCCCGCTCGCCGATGCGCGTGCCGCTCTCGAGTTCGTCAGCGGTGGCCACCCGGGCGGAAAGGTCGCTCTGATTCCCTGA
- a CDS encoding aconitate hydratase — protein MPDNVARKLIGSHLERGEMTAGEEIAIRIDQTLTQDATGTLVMQELEALHLDRAQTEVSVQYVDHNLLQTDEKNAEDHEYLRTACERFGLWFSKPGNGVSHPTHMQRFGAPGKTMVGSDSHTPAAGSLGMLAIGVGGLEVALAIAGHPLNIRMPEIWGIRLEGALPEWCSAKDVILEMLRRHDVKGGVNRIIEYHGPGLESLTAMDRHVIANMGAELGATTTVFPSDHEVREFLRAEGREDDWTELVADEGAEYDLTETIDLATIEPLIAKPSSPGNVVPVRDVAGEEISQVVIGSSANPGLRDFAIAAAMIDGRQTAPEVSFDVNPTSREILTDLTEMGSTTQLVIGGARIHQAGCMGCIGMGQAPATGRNSLRTMPRNFPGRSGTREDAVWLCSPETAAASALTGQITDPRDWAADVGMSYPQLEFPREHSINTAMLVAPIDPEAAVKVEPVKGPNISSLPELDELPDVIEAPVLLTVGDNISTDEISPAGARALPFRSNIPKLAEFSFTQVDETYPERAAAAESGHIIVGGENYGQGSSREHAAIAPRHLGLKMVIAKSFARIHWQNLANFGVLAVEFDDPADHDAIDQDDVLKVSGLRDGLGSTDELTIENVTQGTTFLARHRLSPRQVADVLAGGLIPRLAAEEESDVQEAKETVLQDSGEIS, from the coding sequence ATGCCCGACAACGTCGCCCGCAAGCTCATCGGCTCACATCTCGAGCGTGGCGAGATGACGGCCGGCGAAGAGATCGCGATCCGGATCGATCAGACGCTGACGCAGGACGCCACCGGCACCCTGGTGATGCAGGAACTCGAGGCGCTGCACCTCGACCGCGCCCAGACGGAGGTCAGCGTGCAGTACGTCGACCACAACCTGTTGCAGACCGACGAGAAGAACGCCGAGGATCACGAATATCTCCGCACCGCGTGTGAACGATTCGGGCTCTGGTTCTCCAAGCCCGGAAACGGTGTGTCCCACCCGACGCACATGCAGCGTTTCGGCGCGCCGGGCAAGACGATGGTCGGATCCGACTCGCACACCCCGGCCGCCGGATCGCTCGGGATGCTGGCGATCGGGGTCGGTGGGCTCGAGGTGGCGCTGGCGATCGCCGGACACCCGCTCAACATCCGGATGCCGGAGATCTGGGGGATCCGGCTGGAAGGTGCACTACCGGAATGGTGTTCGGCCAAGGACGTGATCCTGGAGATGCTCCGCCGTCACGACGTGAAGGGTGGGGTGAACCGGATCATCGAGTACCACGGTCCGGGGCTGGAGAGCCTGACCGCGATGGACCGCCACGTCATCGCCAACATGGGCGCCGAACTCGGCGCCACCACAACGGTCTTCCCCAGCGACCACGAGGTGCGAGAGTTCCTGCGCGCCGAGGGCCGTGAGGACGACTGGACCGAACTGGTGGCCGACGAGGGAGCCGAATACGACCTCACCGAAACCATCGATCTGGCCACCATCGAGCCGTTGATCGCCAAGCCGTCGTCGCCCGGCAACGTGGTGCCGGTCCGAGACGTCGCGGGAGAGGAGATCTCCCAGGTGGTGATCGGTTCGAGCGCGAACCCCGGGCTGCGCGATTTCGCCATTGCCGCGGCCATGATCGACGGACGACAGACCGCCCCCGAGGTGAGCTTCGACGTGAACCCGACCTCACGCGAGATCCTCACCGACCTCACCGAGATGGGTTCGACGACACAGCTCGTGATCGGCGGGGCGCGGATTCACCAGGCCGGATGCATGGGGTGCATCGGCATGGGACAGGCACCGGCGACCGGCCGGAACTCGTTGCGCACCATGCCACGCAACTTTCCCGGACGGTCGGGTACCCGCGAGGACGCGGTGTGGCTGTGTTCACCGGAGACCGCGGCGGCCTCGGCGCTCACGGGACAGATCACCGATCCTCGGGACTGGGCCGCAGATGTCGGCATGTCCTACCCACAGCTCGAATTCCCGCGCGAACATTCGATCAACACCGCCATGCTGGTGGCGCCGATCGATCCGGAGGCAGCGGTGAAGGTGGAACCGGTCAAGGGGCCCAACATCTCCAGCCTGCCCGAACTCGACGAATTGCCCGACGTCATCGAGGCGCCGGTGCTGCTGACGGTCGGCGACAACATCTCCACCGACGAGATCTCCCCGGCCGGTGCACGGGCGCTGCCGTTCCGATCCAACATTCCGAAGCTGGCCGAGTTCAGCTTCACCCAGGTCGACGAGACGTACCCGGAGCGAGCTGCCGCGGCCGAATCCGGCCACATCATCGTGGGAGGTGAGAACTACGGGCAGGGATCGTCGCGGGAGCACGCCGCGATCGCACCCCGACATCTCGGTCTGAAGATGGTCATCGCGAAATCCTTTGCCCGCATCCATTGGCAGAATCTCGCGAACTTCGGCGTGCTGGCGGTCGAGTTCGACGATCCGGCCGACCACGACGCGATCGATCAGGACGATGTGCTGAAGGTGTCCGGCCTCCGCGACGGACTGGGATCGACGGACGAGCTGACGATCGAGAATGTCACGCAGGGGACGACGTTCCTGGCGAGGCACCGGCTGTCGCCGCGGCAGGTGGCCGATGTCCTCGCGGGCGGACTCATTCCGCGGCTGGCGGCCGAAGAGGAGTCCGACGTCCAGGAGGCCAAGGAGACCGTACTGCAGGACAGCGGCGAGATCAGCTGA
- a CDS encoding SRPBCC family protein, translating to MRIATVLLAAASAVGATAVGYRRYLRQPILTWGATADEVAAMLPGDDLLPDADGTSTRAITIHARPDQIYPWLAQMGPAPRGGAYTYDWIENLLGLHMHSADHILEEFQHPAIGDEIALGPNRMRVEIAEPGHSFATRSADGNWVWAFTLVAGGGDTTRLVSRNRFRLPRLRDRIGMIPMEPGSLIMERKMLLGIKERAERRAPADRA from the coding sequence ATGCGCATCGCAACCGTTCTGCTGGCCGCGGCATCGGCCGTCGGCGCCACGGCGGTGGGATACCGGCGCTACCTTCGGCAGCCGATCCTGACCTGGGGAGCAACCGCCGACGAGGTGGCAGCGATGCTGCCCGGTGACGACCTGCTGCCCGACGCCGACGGCACGTCCACGCGCGCGATCACGATCCACGCTCGACCCGACCAGATCTACCCGTGGCTCGCCCAGATGGGTCCGGCTCCCCGTGGTGGCGCCTACACCTACGACTGGATCGAGAATCTACTCGGCCTGCACATGCACAGCGCCGACCACATCCTCGAGGAATTCCAGCACCCCGCCATCGGCGATGAGATCGCACTGGGACCCAACCGGATGCGCGTGGAGATCGCCGAACCGGGGCACTCGTTCGCAACGCGATCGGCCGACGGTAACTGGGTGTGGGCGTTCACACTGGTCGCCGGCGGCGGTGACACCACACGTCTTGTCAGCCGCAACAGGTTTCGTCTGCCCCGACTCCGGGACCGGATCGGGATGATCCCCATGGAGCCGGGCTCGTTGATCATGGAACGCAAGATGTTGCTCGGTATCAAGGAGCGTGCAGAGAGGCGTGCGCCGGCCGATCGAGCGTGA
- a CDS encoding calcium/sodium antiporter: protein MNDYVLVVIGLAALIIGAEGLVRGGSAIATRLGISPLLVGVTIVSIGTSLPELAVGIDAAVHDAGPLAVGNIAGTNIVNILLVLGLSAAMVPLALGRQTIRIDLPVMVISALLLWALAANGTLSRLDGMILFLLAVAYTITVVRTELRSGHGPDGSVDAAVPERTPAPAGTERWWWSALQLVGGIAIVVIGAEWLVTGAVDVAADLGVSEALIGLTVVAIGTSAPELVTTITSTIRGNRDLAIGNLLGSSVYNITFILGATSLVQPLGVTDELIRVDLPMMAAVALICVPVFLTGRRVSRIEGAAFVVAYAVYLGLVIALRV from the coding sequence GTGAACGACTACGTCCTCGTCGTCATCGGGCTCGCCGCGCTGATCATCGGCGCCGAAGGATTGGTGCGTGGTGGGTCGGCGATCGCGACGCGCCTGGGCATCTCGCCGCTGCTGGTCGGGGTGACCATCGTGTCGATCGGCACGAGTCTGCCGGAACTCGCCGTCGGGATCGACGCCGCCGTGCACGACGCGGGTCCGCTGGCGGTTGGCAACATCGCCGGGACGAACATCGTCAACATCCTGCTGGTGCTCGGATTGTCGGCGGCGATGGTGCCATTGGCATTGGGCCGTCAGACGATCCGGATCGACCTGCCCGTCATGGTGATCAGCGCGCTGCTGCTCTGGGCGCTGGCGGCCAACGGCACGTTGTCGCGCCTGGACGGGATGATCCTGTTCCTGCTCGCCGTGGCGTACACGATCACGGTTGTCCGCACCGAGTTGCGTAGCGGACACGGCCCGGACGGGTCCGTTGACGCAGCGGTACCCGAACGCACCCCGGCGCCCGCCGGAACCGAACGCTGGTGGTGGTCTGCTCTGCAGCTCGTCGGCGGGATCGCGATCGTCGTCATCGGCGCCGAGTGGCTGGTGACCGGTGCGGTCGACGTCGCCGCCGATCTCGGGGTCAGCGAGGCCCTGATCGGCCTGACCGTCGTCGCGATCGGGACGTCGGCACCCGAGCTCGTCACCACGATCACCTCGACGATCCGCGGCAACCGCGACCTCGCGATCGGCAACCTGCTCGGTTCGTCGGTCTACAACATCACCTTCATCCTCGGCGCCACCTCGCTGGTGCAGCCGCTGGGGGTGACCGACGAACTGATCCGCGTGGACCTCCCGATGATGGCAGCGGTAGCGCTGATCTGCGTGCCGGTGTTCCTCACCGGGCGCCGGGTCAGCAGGATCGAGGGGGCGGCATTCGTGGTGGCGTACGCGGTGTATCTGGGTTTGGTGATCGCGCTGCGGGTGTGA